A part of Brachybacterium faecium DSM 4810 genomic DNA contains:
- a CDS encoding DNA/RNA helicase, superfamily I (PFAM: UvrD/REP helicase), whose protein sequence is MRTTGHITGEGIRLLGPDLEALPALLPAEDLDAAQRRALDRFLAGGDVLVHGGPGSGRTALALAAAERTGEGTLLLAPRRTAAGRLRDALAVHGAGEARAMTPPALGHALVRADALRRGLGEPTLVTGAEQDALLAELIAQREAWHLEVDPGARTLPGFRTELRDLITRAAELGLTPADLEELGHERGRPAWADAAAILRDYLGVLDLEASAALDAGPRLDSGALVRRAVRLLADPSTPAPFRAVVVDDAQDLTAAGIDLVAALAAAGARVLVCACPDTAVDTFRGALPDAADRLHTLLPRPVEAMVLDGAHAQTAPLTAAVDALRGRLPLAGAPAESRRPRAPRPGALVTLRAQDPLDEARLIGSALRDLHHREGVQYDDMAVVCRSGAAVADLADLLSRTGLPVRVPRRPQPLREVPAIADLLRILEIGLAPQDAPLDPRLATELLRGPFGDADTLRLRRIRRLLLGAHRAAEPDSETPSEQLLARALVDEEVPGLPAPEARDRAAAPIHRVREMIRAVREHPEADAQQVLWHAWNASGLAGGWRRAALGSAGDVDGARSRLAASRLDALLELFAAAERLTDRRPGAGALELVEQIRGQAVVEDTLAPAAAARGRLAVLTPAQLAGEHRDTVVLARLQEGAWPDLRLRSTLFGAAELQLRAGARRGAELPIEPEAVRALQREQVIADELRLAVSALARARRRVLVTAVQDEQNEPSALFEAFEGMAADPWIDLETLRRDPGPAPDARRLVAALRRRLRGEDPQTVRDAALALDALGRAGAPGTDPGRWYHQEPSSTAPLHEDDTPIRLSPSALERAVDCPQSWLMERAGGTRAGGPAQLIGTALHHLAQVHPRGPADAEEDLLAELHTLLRAVPGTETWSGRRRVRRAEDAARLLAAHLRSAGEPLAVEAPFEVELGRVQLRGSIDRIEGDPTGLHVVDLKTGRAAKSAAKAEEDLQLAAYQAAVREGALTEQLGPDAPERLIGAQLVYVGTGGKKAAVRTQTALSRAEDPAWFDDLVQQVSREVSGTAVTARVNAHCTHCAVRSSCPLQPEGDQL, encoded by the coding sequence ATGCGAACGACGGGCCACATCACGGGGGAGGGCATCCGCCTGCTCGGACCCGACCTCGAGGCGCTGCCCGCCCTGCTCCCGGCCGAGGATCTCGATGCCGCCCAGCGGCGCGCCCTGGACCGGTTCCTCGCCGGCGGCGACGTGCTCGTCCACGGCGGGCCCGGCAGCGGCCGCACCGCCCTCGCCCTCGCCGCGGCCGAGCGGACCGGGGAGGGCACGCTGCTGCTGGCGCCCCGCCGCACCGCCGCCGGCCGGCTGCGCGACGCGCTCGCCGTGCACGGCGCGGGCGAGGCGCGGGCGATGACCCCGCCGGCCCTCGGCCACGCGCTGGTGCGCGCCGACGCGCTGCGCCGCGGCCTGGGCGAGCCGACCCTGGTCACCGGCGCCGAGCAGGACGCCCTGCTGGCCGAGCTGATCGCGCAGCGCGAGGCCTGGCACCTCGAGGTCGACCCCGGCGCCCGCACGCTGCCGGGCTTCCGCACCGAGCTGCGCGACCTCATCACCCGCGCCGCCGAGCTGGGGCTCACCCCGGCCGATCTCGAGGAGCTCGGGCACGAACGCGGCCGGCCGGCCTGGGCGGACGCCGCGGCGATCCTGCGCGACTACCTCGGCGTGCTGGACCTCGAGGCCTCCGCCGCCCTGGACGCCGGGCCCCGCCTGGACTCCGGTGCTCTCGTGCGCCGCGCCGTGCGCCTCCTGGCGGATCCCTCGACCCCGGCGCCCTTCCGCGCCGTCGTGGTCGATGACGCGCAAGACCTCACCGCGGCCGGGATCGACCTGGTGGCCGCGCTCGCGGCCGCCGGCGCCCGGGTGCTGGTGTGCGCCTGCCCCGACACCGCGGTCGACACCTTCCGCGGCGCGCTCCCGGACGCCGCCGACCGCCTGCACACGCTGCTGCCCCGCCCGGTCGAGGCGATGGTGCTGGACGGTGCGCACGCCCAGACCGCGCCCCTCACCGCCGCGGTCGACGCGCTGCGCGGGCGCCTCCCGCTCGCCGGCGCCCCGGCCGAGTCCCGTCGGCCCCGCGCACCGCGGCCCGGGGCGCTGGTGACCCTGCGCGCCCAGGACCCGCTGGACGAGGCGCGCCTGATCGGCTCCGCCCTGCGCGACCTCCACCACCGCGAAGGCGTGCAGTACGACGACATGGCAGTGGTCTGCCGGTCCGGCGCCGCGGTCGCCGACCTCGCCGATCTGCTCTCCCGCACCGGGCTGCCCGTGCGGGTCCCCCGCCGCCCGCAGCCGCTGCGGGAGGTGCCCGCGATCGCGGACCTGCTGCGGATCCTCGAGATCGGGCTCGCCCCGCAGGACGCCCCGCTCGACCCGCGCCTCGCCACCGAGCTGCTGCGCGGACCGTTCGGCGACGCCGACACCCTCCGCCTGCGCCGCATCCGCCGGCTGCTGCTGGGCGCGCACCGCGCCGCGGAGCCGGACAGCGAGACCCCCAGCGAGCAGCTCCTCGCCCGCGCCCTGGTCGACGAAGAGGTCCCCGGGCTGCCGGCCCCGGAGGCCCGTGACCGCGCCGCCGCGCCCATCCACCGGGTGCGGGAGATGATCCGTGCCGTGCGGGAGCACCCGGAGGCCGATGCGCAGCAGGTGCTCTGGCACGCCTGGAACGCCTCGGGCCTGGCCGGCGGCTGGCGCCGCGCCGCGCTCGGCAGCGCCGGGGACGTGGACGGGGCGCGCTCGCGCCTGGCCGCCTCCCGGCTCGATGCGCTGCTGGAGCTGTTCGCCGCCGCGGAGCGCCTCACCGATCGCCGCCCCGGCGCCGGGGCGCTCGAGCTCGTCGAGCAGATCCGCGGGCAGGCCGTCGTCGAGGACACCCTCGCCCCGGCCGCCGCCGCCCGCGGCCGTCTCGCCGTGCTCACCCCCGCCCAGCTCGCCGGCGAGCACCGGGACACCGTGGTCCTCGCCCGCCTCCAGGAGGGCGCCTGGCCGGACCTGCGCCTGCGCTCGACGCTGTTCGGCGCGGCGGAGCTGCAGCTGCGGGCCGGTGCGCGGCGCGGCGCGGAGCTCCCGATCGAGCCCGAGGCCGTGCGCGCGCTGCAGCGGGAGCAGGTGATCGCCGACGAGCTGCGCCTGGCCGTCAGCGCCCTCGCCCGCGCCCGCCGGCGGGTGCTGGTCACCGCCGTGCAGGACGAGCAGAACGAGCCCTCCGCCCTGTTCGAGGCGTTCGAGGGCATGGCCGCCGATCCCTGGATCGACCTCGAGACGCTGCGCCGCGATCCCGGCCCGGCCCCCGACGCCCGCCGCCTCGTCGCCGCGCTGCGCCGCCGCCTGCGCGGTGAGGACCCGCAGACCGTCCGCGACGCGGCCCTCGCCCTGGACGCCCTCGGCCGGGCCGGCGCCCCCGGCACCGATCCGGGGCGCTGGTACCACCAGGAGCCGAGCTCCACCGCGCCGCTGCACGAGGACGACACCCCGATCCGCCTCTCGCCCTCCGCGCTCGAGCGCGCCGTGGACTGCCCCCAGTCCTGGCTCATGGAGCGGGCCGGCGGCACCCGCGCGGGCGGGCCCGCCCAGCTCATCGGCACCGCTCTGCACCACCTCGCCCAGGTCCACCCCCGCGGCCCCGCCGACGCGGAGGAGGATCTCCTGGCGGAGCTGCACACCCTGTTGCGCGCCGTGCCCGGCACCGAGACCTGGTCCGGCCGGCGCCGCGTGCGCCGCGCCGAGGACGCCGCCCGCCTGCTCGCCGCGCACCTGCGCAGCGCGGGGGAGCCGCTCGCCGTCGAGGCCCCCTTCGAGGTGGAGCTCGGGCGGGTGCAGCTGCGCGGCAGCATCGACCGCATCGAGGGCGACCCGACCGGGCTGCACGTGGTGGACCTCAAGACCGGCCGCGCCGCGAAGAGCGCCGCGAAGGCCGAGGAGGATCTGCAGCTCGCCGCCTACCAGGCCGCGGTGCGCGAGGGCGCTCTGACCGAGCAGCTCGGGCCCGACGCCCCCGAGCGGCTCATCGGCGCGCAGCTCGTCTACGTCGGCACCGGCGGGAAGAAGGCCGCGGTGCGCACCCAGACCGCCCTGTCCCGCGCCGAGGACCCCGCCTGGTTCGACGACCTCGTCCAGCAGGTCTCCCGCGAGGTCTCCGGCACCGCCGTCACCGCCCGGGTCAACGCCCACTGCACCCACTGCGCGGTGCGCAGCAGCTGCCCCCTGCAGCCGGAAGGAGACCAGCTGTGA
- a CDS encoding DNA/RNA helicase, superfamily I (PFAM: UvrD/REP helicase) — protein sequence MTTPPPDAPVRHSAARLAALLEQPPPTAEQTAVIEAPLAPMLVVAGAGSGKTETMASRVVWLIANGIVEPRQVLGLTFTRKAAHELGERIGARLGALAAALRAEGLALPRGLERGGDDLVGQRPVVHTYNGFALDLVREHALAVGIDPELTMMSTSASWQLAHEIVEGWDDSLDLEASPATLTAALLSLTSSLADHLVTPAQLEAHLRQIRDHLAGIPLQVEGRRRTTPKDVAKVLGALESRLALLPLLERFAEIRAADSALDFADQVSLAARVAREVPAASALARRMHRVVLLDEFQDTSVAQLQMLTDLFGPGHAACAVGDPQQAIYGWRGASAASLAGFATAFAAPEQPVLQRTLSTSWRNDEAVLAAANRLASPLRSAETGVTIPELQPRPGAGEGACEILEAADERAEALAIGRWILERRAEQEEDAPPASAAVLVRARRQIPALVDGLERSGLAVAVVGLGGLLHRPEVADVRAVLECAHDPGRGDALMRLLTGPRLRLGARDLAVLGRWRDRLGARLRRDGETPGGQDEAESVSLVDAVDDLPPEDWTDPSGRGLSGTGRERLLQVQQILREMRRLLPLPLPDLVTAATRLLDVDLALLESEPDSRALADLEAFRDHAAAFDRTARRGGLGAYLDLLEISEDEEAGLAVTAAPEAAHDPAAVTIVTMHSAKGLEWDLVAVAGLTEGTVPSYDLRRAKTDEAGRVRVPADGWLGTLANAAVPTALRGDADTLPELAWAEADTQVDAESLIQEFRFAQGEESLREDRRLMYVAVTRARRRLLLTSAAWRTGLSSARPRSRYLTEVTDLVPESFRTVQEVPETNPLESERPQAQWPPRPGEPEQARARAAALLAEVAGQDDAPADPELAELVRRAVVDLEQQAAPPMVHSPPRLSASQVVQQARSPQAAALDLLRPLPRRPSAAAARGTAFHAWLESRYDSATLLDLEDVLDLEDTPADEAETDHRALREAFTASEWAERSPLVVEQPVHTRIGQIAVRGVIDAVFADPEGTDGSEGVIVVDWKTGRVPRPAQLRERALQLSLYRLAWHERTGLPLARIRTAFHFVADGITHEVRRHPSRERIAQLLAGE from the coding sequence GTGACCACCCCGCCGCCGGATGCCCCCGTCCGCCATTCCGCCGCGCGCCTGGCCGCGCTGCTCGAGCAGCCTCCGCCCACCGCGGAGCAGACCGCCGTCATCGAAGCGCCGCTGGCACCGATGCTCGTGGTCGCCGGCGCCGGCTCCGGCAAGACGGAGACCATGGCCTCGCGGGTGGTGTGGCTGATCGCCAACGGCATCGTCGAGCCCCGCCAGGTGCTGGGCCTGACCTTCACCCGCAAGGCCGCCCACGAGCTCGGCGAACGGATCGGCGCCCGGCTCGGCGCGCTCGCCGCCGCGCTGCGCGCCGAGGGGCTCGCGCTGCCGCGCGGTCTCGAACGCGGCGGCGACGACCTCGTGGGACAGCGGCCCGTGGTCCACACCTACAACGGCTTCGCCCTCGACCTGGTGCGCGAGCACGCGCTCGCCGTCGGCATCGATCCCGAGCTGACCATGATGTCGACCTCCGCCTCCTGGCAGCTGGCGCACGAGATCGTCGAGGGCTGGGACGACTCGCTGGACCTCGAGGCCTCTCCCGCGACCCTCACCGCCGCGCTGCTCTCGCTGACCTCCTCCCTCGCCGATCACCTGGTCACCCCCGCCCAGCTGGAGGCGCACCTGCGACAGATCCGCGACCACCTCGCCGGCATCCCGCTGCAGGTCGAGGGTCGGCGCCGCACCACCCCGAAGGACGTCGCGAAGGTGCTCGGCGCGCTCGAGTCCCGCCTCGCGCTGCTGCCGCTGCTCGAGCGCTTCGCCGAGATCCGCGCCGCGGACTCCGCCCTGGACTTCGCCGACCAGGTCTCCCTCGCCGCCCGCGTGGCGCGGGAGGTGCCCGCCGCGAGCGCCCTGGCGCGGCGCATGCACCGGGTGGTCCTGCTCGACGAGTTCCAGGACACCTCCGTCGCCCAGCTGCAGATGCTCACCGACCTCTTCGGGCCCGGCCACGCCGCCTGCGCCGTCGGCGACCCGCAGCAGGCGATCTACGGCTGGCGCGGTGCCTCTGCCGCCTCCCTGGCCGGCTTCGCCACCGCCTTCGCCGCTCCCGAGCAGCCGGTGCTGCAGCGCACCCTGTCCACCTCGTGGCGCAACGACGAGGCGGTGCTGGCCGCCGCGAACCGGCTCGCCTCCCCGCTGCGCAGCGCCGAGACGGGAGTGACCATCCCCGAGCTGCAGCCCCGCCCCGGCGCGGGGGAGGGGGCGTGCGAGATCCTCGAGGCCGCCGACGAGCGCGCCGAGGCCCTCGCGATCGGCCGCTGGATCCTGGAGCGCCGCGCCGAGCAGGAGGAGGACGCCCCGCCCGCCTCGGCCGCGGTGCTGGTGCGCGCCCGCCGTCAGATCCCCGCCCTCGTCGACGGGCTCGAGCGCAGCGGGCTCGCGGTCGCGGTGGTGGGCCTGGGCGGGCTGCTGCACCGCCCCGAGGTCGCCGATGTGCGGGCCGTGCTCGAATGCGCCCACGACCCCGGCCGCGGCGATGCGCTGATGCGCCTGCTCACCGGGCCGCGTCTGCGCCTCGGCGCCCGCGACCTCGCCGTGCTCGGCCGCTGGCGGGACCGGCTGGGAGCGCGCCTGCGCCGCGACGGGGAGACCCCCGGCGGCCAGGACGAGGCGGAGTCCGTCTCCCTCGTCGACGCGGTCGACGACCTCCCGCCCGAGGACTGGACGGACCCCTCCGGGCGGGGGCTGTCCGGCACCGGCCGGGAGCGGCTGCTGCAGGTCCAGCAGATCCTCCGCGAGATGCGGCGCCTGCTGCCGCTGCCCCTGCCGGACCTGGTCACCGCGGCGACCCGGCTGCTCGACGTGGACCTCGCCCTGCTCGAGTCCGAACCCGACTCCCGCGCGCTCGCCGACCTCGAGGCCTTCCGCGACCACGCCGCCGCCTTCGACCGCACCGCCCGCCGCGGAGGGCTCGGCGCCTACCTCGACCTGCTCGAGATCAGCGAGGACGAGGAGGCCGGGCTCGCCGTCACCGCCGCCCCGGAGGCCGCGCACGATCCCGCCGCCGTCACGATCGTCACCATGCACTCCGCCAAGGGCCTCGAATGGGACCTGGTCGCGGTCGCCGGGCTCACCGAGGGCACCGTGCCCTCCTACGATCTGCGCCGCGCGAAGACCGACGAGGCGGGGCGGGTGCGGGTCCCGGCCGACGGCTGGCTGGGCACCCTGGCGAACGCGGCCGTGCCCACCGCCCTGCGGGGCGATGCCGACACCCTGCCCGAGCTGGCCTGGGCGGAGGCCGACACCCAGGTCGACGCGGAATCGCTGATCCAGGAGTTCCGCTTCGCCCAGGGCGAGGAGTCGCTGCGCGAGGACCGCCGGCTGATGTACGTCGCGGTCACCCGGGCGCGGCGTCGCCTGCTGCTGACCTCCGCCGCCTGGCGCACGGGCCTGAGCTCGGCCCGGCCCCGCTCGCGCTATCTCACCGAGGTCACCGATCTGGTCCCGGAGTCCTTCCGCACCGTGCAGGAGGTGCCCGAGACGAACCCCCTGGAGAGCGAGCGGCCGCAGGCGCAGTGGCCGCCCCGGCCCGGGGAGCCGGAGCAGGCGCGGGCGCGCGCCGCGGCGCTGCTGGCCGAGGTGGCCGGGCAGGACGACGCCCCGGCCGATCCCGAGCTCGCCGAGCTGGTGCGTCGGGCCGTGGTGGATCTCGAGCAGCAGGCGGCCCCGCCCATGGTGCACTCGCCGCCGCGGCTGTCCGCCTCGCAGGTGGTGCAGCAGGCCCGCTCCCCGCAGGCCGCGGCGCTGGACCTGCTGCGGCCCCTGCCCCGCCGGCCCTCGGCCGCCGCGGCCCGCGGCACCGCCTTCCACGCCTGGCTCGAGTCCCGCTACGACAGCGCGACCCTGCTGGACCTCGAGGACGTCCTGGACCTCGAGGACACGCCCGCCGACGAGGCGGAGACGGACCACCGGGCCCTGCGGGAGGCGTTCACCGCCTCCGAGTGGGCCGAGCGCTCACCGCTCGTGGTCGAGCAGCCGGTCCACACGCGCATCGGGCAGATCGCGGTGCGGGGCGTGATCGACGCGGTCTTCGCCGATCCCGAGGGCACCGACGGCAGCGAGGGCGTGATCGTCGTGGACTGGAAGACGGGCCGCGTGCCCCGTCCCGCCCAGCTGCGCGAGCGTGCGCTGCAGCTGTCGCTGTACCGCCTGGCCTGGCACGAGCGCACCGGTCTGCCGCTCGCGCGGATCCGCACCGCCTTCCACTTCGTGGCCGACGGGATCACGCACGAGGTGCGCCGCCACCCCTCGCGGGAGAGGATCGCGCAGCTGCTCGCCGGCGAGTGA
- a CDS encoding predicted aminoglycoside phosphotransferase (PFAM: Phosphotransferase enzyme family), whose amino-acid sequence MHRNSYSLAALAAAAVPGLVPVRTMPIATPVEDLDVAGIVGEDGRRVMALSPASTAAGVRLERDLKVADALSGTSLGGVTPPVLGFVKLTEGGRCAVTEAPVGRPLMLDDLAGGPDLARSLGQVLARIHTVPRYAAEAAGVESFTAEVLHAEHRTRIREVTEAGHLPAAVAQRWQALLEDEELWDFTPQFVHGDLSEESLFVTGQQISAIRDWSSSKVADAATDLAWLISSLDPERFDELYAAYREELPTSTHPRLMERAQALGEFAVAEWLAHGLEIDDADIVADARGMIADLDADLAQLARDEAERTYEEMSSREDGAI is encoded by the coding sequence GTGCATCGCAACTCCTATTCCCTGGCTGCCCTCGCCGCGGCGGCGGTCCCCGGGCTGGTCCCGGTGAGGACCATGCCGATCGCCACCCCGGTGGAGGATCTCGACGTCGCCGGCATCGTGGGAGAGGACGGCCGACGGGTCATGGCCCTCTCCCCCGCCTCGACCGCCGCCGGTGTGCGCCTCGAGCGCGACCTGAAGGTGGCCGACGCGCTCTCCGGCACCTCGCTCGGCGGTGTGACCCCGCCGGTGCTCGGCTTCGTGAAGCTCACCGAGGGCGGGCGCTGCGCCGTGACGGAGGCCCCCGTCGGCCGCCCGCTGATGCTCGACGATCTCGCGGGCGGGCCGGATCTCGCCCGCTCGCTGGGCCAGGTGCTCGCCCGGATCCACACCGTGCCCCGCTACGCCGCCGAGGCCGCCGGGGTGGAGTCCTTCACCGCGGAGGTGCTGCACGCGGAGCACCGCACCCGGATCCGGGAGGTCACGGAGGCCGGCCATCTGCCCGCCGCCGTCGCGCAGCGCTGGCAGGCGCTGCTCGAGGACGAGGAGCTGTGGGACTTCACCCCGCAGTTCGTGCACGGGGACCTCTCGGAGGAGTCCCTGTTCGTCACGGGGCAGCAGATCAGCGCGATCCGCGACTGGTCCTCCTCCAAGGTCGCCGATGCCGCGACCGACCTCGCCTGGCTGATCTCCTCGCTGGATCCCGAGCGGTTCGACGAGCTGTACGCCGCCTACCGAGAGGAGCTGCCCACCTCGACGCATCCGCGCCTGATGGAGCGCGCGCAGGCTCTCGGCGAGTTCGCGGTCGCCGAATGGCTCGCCCACGGCCTGGAGATCGACGACGCGGACATCGTCGCCGACGCGCGCGGCATGATCGCCGATCTCGATGCCGATCTCGCGCAGCTCGCGCGCGACGAGGCGGAGCGCACCTACGAGGAGATGAGCTCCCGGGAGGACGGCGCGATCTGA
- a CDS encoding Zn-finger containing NTP pyrophosphohydrolase (PFAM: NADH pyrophosphatase-like rudimentary NUDIX domain; NUDIX domain; NADH pyrophosphatase zinc ribbon domain) → MATLRGPHLRTPLTLLGSDRDALLRSDPGAVAPGEDARYLVTRAGAVALREDADGSLHAVLESEDPRGGTQQPLVLLGRRDGFRVLAVEIPEPSAELDDPGRDLRDLRRVADQLVDSDADLAAAAVAMGFWHRSMRHCPGCGSVLEAEMAGWVLRCREEGTEHFPRTDPAVIMAVRDGGDRLLLARNAHFPSRFHSVLAGFVEPGESLENAVAREVAEEVGVEVEAVEYVGSQPWPFPRSLMLGFRAWAPGAGELTLQEEEIAEARWFTREELAAALEAEEIALPGAASMGRALIDDWFGDLGAR, encoded by the coding sequence ATGGCGACGCTCCGTGGACCGCACCTCCGTACCCCTCTGACCCTCCTGGGGTCCGACCGCGACGCGCTGCTGCGCAGCGACCCGGGAGCGGTCGCCCCCGGCGAGGATGCCCGCTACCTCGTCACCCGTGCCGGCGCGGTCGCGCTGCGCGAGGACGCGGACGGCTCGCTGCACGCCGTGCTCGAGAGCGAGGACCCCCGCGGCGGCACCCAGCAGCCGCTCGTGCTGCTGGGACGACGTGACGGATTCCGCGTTCTCGCGGTCGAGATCCCGGAGCCGAGCGCCGAGCTCGACGACCCCGGCCGTGATCTGCGCGACCTGCGACGAGTGGCCGATCAGCTGGTCGACAGCGACGCGGATCTCGCCGCCGCCGCGGTGGCGATGGGGTTCTGGCACCGCTCCATGCGGCACTGCCCGGGCTGCGGCAGCGTGCTCGAGGCCGAGATGGCCGGCTGGGTGCTGCGCTGCCGCGAGGAGGGCACCGAGCACTTCCCCCGCACCGACCCCGCGGTGATCATGGCCGTGCGCGATGGCGGCGATCGGCTCCTGCTGGCACGCAACGCCCACTTCCCCAGCCGCTTCCACTCGGTGCTGGCCGGCTTCGTCGAGCCGGGGGAGAGCCTCGAGAACGCGGTGGCCCGCGAGGTCGCCGAGGAGGTCGGCGTCGAGGTCGAGGCGGTCGAATACGTGGGCAGCCAGCCCTGGCCCTTCCCGCGCTCGCTGATGCTCGGCTTCCGCGCCTGGGCGCCCGGCGCCGGCGAGCTCACCCTGCAGGAGGAGGAGATCGCCGAGGCCCGCTGGTTCACCCGCGAAGAGCTCGCCGCCGCGCTCGAGGCGGAGGAGATCGCGCTGCCGGGCGCGGCCTCGATGGGGCGCGCCCTCATCGACGACTGGTTCGGCGACCTCGGCGCACGCTGA
- a CDS encoding DNA/RNA helicase, superfamily I (PFAM: UvrD/REP helicase; HRDC domain), which produces MTDHAAPTDAALSAPSAPEDAESLLAALDPEQREVARSFGTPMCVLAGAGTGKTRAITHRIAYGVATGQLNPRHVLAVTFTAKAAAEMRSRLRDLGVPAVQARTFHSAALRQLRHFWPRVVGGAMPDLLTNKFAGVGEACQRLHLSVDRAALHDIVAEVEWSRVSMLTPESYPQAAQQARRPGVAGFDARSISRILTQYEEVKKERGVIDFEDVLLHMVGFLTERSDVAREVRGQYKHFVVDEYQDVSALQHSLLRLWLGTSDDLCVVGDAAQTIYTFAGARASYLLDFRKEFKRARTIRLERNYRSTPEIVRMANTVLDGAQGRTRETRLTLVSQREGGPPPLVESFPDDPAEADGIADRIADLVSQGRPASEIAILFRTNSQSEAFEQALTFRGIGYLVRGGDRFFERQEVRRAMVSLRAATRVEQLDPARAVRDILSQQGWSPTAPETTGAVRDRWDSLNALVGLTDTVTTRPGTTMVDVVRELEERAEAQAAPVVDGVTLASVHAAKGLEWPVVFVVGASDGLLPISMAKTPAEVEEERRLFYVALTRARDLLTVSWAAARTPGARGSRKPSRFLDGVLDHPDAPRPSPGAGPRRTGRRSATVYAECRVCGQGLVSPREQRLGRHEGCPSAAGPDLLAALRTWRREQARQQGTAPYAILTDAALDAVAERCPRTEEELLAVPGIGPGKMASFGQELLTLLADHSGK; this is translated from the coding sequence ATGACCGACCATGCCGCCCCCACCGATGCCGCCCTGTCCGCCCCCTCCGCGCCCGAGGACGCCGAGTCGCTGCTCGCCGCCCTCGACCCCGAGCAGCGCGAGGTGGCCCGCAGCTTCGGCACCCCGATGTGCGTGCTCGCGGGCGCCGGCACCGGGAAGACCCGCGCCATCACCCACCGCATCGCCTACGGCGTCGCCACCGGGCAGCTGAACCCCCGCCACGTGCTCGCCGTGACCTTCACCGCGAAGGCCGCGGCCGAGATGCGCTCGCGCCTGCGGGACCTCGGCGTGCCCGCCGTGCAGGCCCGCACCTTCCACTCCGCCGCCCTGCGCCAGCTGCGCCACTTCTGGCCGCGCGTGGTGGGCGGCGCGATGCCGGATCTGCTGACGAACAAGTTCGCCGGCGTCGGCGAGGCCTGCCAGCGCCTGCACCTGAGCGTGGATCGTGCGGCGCTGCACGACATCGTCGCCGAGGTCGAGTGGTCGCGCGTCTCGATGCTCACCCCCGAGTCCTACCCCCAGGCCGCGCAGCAGGCCCGTCGGCCGGGCGTGGCGGGCTTCGACGCCCGCTCGATCTCCCGCATCCTCACCCAGTACGAGGAGGTGAAGAAGGAGCGCGGGGTGATCGACTTCGAGGACGTGCTGCTGCACATGGTCGGCTTCCTCACCGAGCGCTCCGACGTGGCCCGTGAGGTGCGCGGCCAGTACAAGCACTTCGTGGTCGACGAGTACCAGGACGTCTCCGCGCTCCAGCACTCCCTGCTGCGGCTGTGGCTGGGCACCTCGGACGACCTGTGCGTGGTGGGGGATGCCGCCCAGACCATCTACACCTTCGCCGGCGCCCGTGCCTCCTACCTGCTGGACTTCCGCAAGGAGTTCAAGCGCGCCCGCACCATCCGGCTCGAGCGGAACTACCGCTCCACCCCCGAGATCGTGCGGATGGCCAACACCGTGCTCGACGGCGCGCAGGGACGCACCCGGGAGACGCGCCTGACCCTCGTCTCCCAGCGGGAGGGCGGCCCTCCGCCGCTGGTCGAATCCTTCCCCGACGACCCGGCGGAGGCCGACGGCATCGCCGACCGGATCGCCGATCTGGTCTCCCAGGGCCGGCCGGCCTCCGAGATCGCGATCCTGTTCCGCACCAACAGCCAGTCCGAGGCGTTCGAGCAGGCGCTGACGTTCCGCGGCATCGGGTATCTCGTGCGCGGCGGGGACCGCTTCTTCGAACGCCAGGAGGTGCGCCGCGCCATGGTCTCGCTGCGCGCCGCCACCCGGGTGGAGCAGCTCGATCCGGCCCGGGCCGTGCGCGACATCCTCTCCCAGCAGGGCTGGTCGCCCACCGCCCCGGAGACGACCGGCGCCGTCCGCGACCGCTGGGACTCGCTGAACGCGCTGGTGGGCCTCACCGACACGGTCACCACCCGGCCCGGCACCACCATGGTCGACGTGGTCCGCGAGCTCGAGGAGCGGGCCGAGGCCCAGGCCGCGCCGGTGGTCGACGGGGTCACCCTCGCCTCCGTGCACGCCGCCAAGGGCCTGGAATGGCCGGTGGTGTTCGTGGTGGGCGCGAGCGACGGACTGCTCCCGATCTCGATGGCGAAGACCCCCGCCGAGGTCGAGGAGGAGCGGCGACTGTTCTACGTGGCCCTCACCCGCGCCCGGGACCTGCTCACCGTGAGCTGGGCGGCCGCCCGCACCCCGGGGGCGCGCGGCTCGCGCAAGCCCTCCCGCTTCCTCGACGGGGTCCTGGACCATCCCGACGCCCCGCGCCCGTCCCCGGGGGCGGGTCCTCGCCGCACCGGCCGCCGCAGCGCCACCGTGTACGCGGAGTGCCGCGTGTGCGGCCAGGGCCTGGTCTCCCCGCGCGAGCAGCGTCTGGGCCGCCACGAGGGCTGCCCCTCGGCCGCCGGGCCCGACCTGCTCGCGGCGCTGCGCACCTGGCGCCGTGAGCAGGCCCGCCAGCAGGGCACCGCGCCCTACGCGATCCTCACCGACGCCGCGCTCGACGCGGTCGCCGAGCGCTGCCCGCGCACCGAGGAGGAGCTGCTGGCCGTGCCGGGGATCGGCCCGGGCAAGATGGCGAGCTTCGGCCAGGAGCTGCTCACCCTGCTCGCCGACCACTCCGGGAAATGA
- a CDS encoding Transcription factor WhiB-like protein (PFAM: Transcription factor WhiB; AT hook motif): protein MTTLLTTFLNPAVATANMLPCHDTDAADLFFSERPADLEQAKALCAGCPLIEECRQGALDRGEPWGVWGGAIFDAGRIIAVKRGRGRPRKNRDQDVA from the coding sequence ATGACTACTCTTCTGACCACATTCCTGAACCCCGCGGTCGCCACCGCGAACATGCTGCCGTGCCACGACACGGATGCCGCCGACCTCTTCTTCTCCGAGCGCCCGGCCGACCTCGAACAGGCCAAGGCCCTGTGCGCAGGATGCCCGCTCATCGAGGAATGCCGCCAGGGAGCCCTCGACCGTGGCGAGCCCTGGGGCGTCTGGGGAGGGGCGATCTTCGACGCCGGCCGCATCATCGCGGTCAAGCGCGGCCGCGGCCGGCCCCGCAAGAACCGGGACCAGGACGTCGCCTGA